The DNA window CTAAAGTATCTGTAGATgcaatttcttttattttattattttttttttcttctgtactacttttatttaaattctCTTTATCGACGTAATTTTCATTTCTGCACATTTTCAACTTCTCAGATTTACTTATGGAATCATcagattttataaaattgtaaCTTGCCAAATGTCCTAAATCTTCTTTTGTTctcatatatcttttttccttttttaaatgaataccATTTACTTTTCtagataaattaaatagttcactattcttaataaaattttttagccttaatttatttttttcaaaaaaaaacattttttttttggtacaCTTTTCTTCGTCATATATGTCGGCGagtccatttttttttttttttttcatgtatcTTGAGTATGccagatttatttttatatcttttctatttttttccctATTTTTTTCCCTATCTTTTTCATAAACGTAGTGAAATGTGCTTCctctttttatctttattctTTTGTATACATCTTTGCAAAACAAGTCGAAATCATTTTCATAATTCGTATACTTAACATCAAATCTGTCATTATTGGGGTGTACTacattattttcaatattactttttactttatttttgttatttttagcACCTACTTTACATCTATATACGTTAAAATTAGCCAGTTTATCTTCATAttcatcctttttttttccttcatgATTGGCAGCCCACCTTCCACCTTTCTCCTCATCATACAAGTATACTTCTACCTTATTCTTGGATTTTGAGTTATTTCCTCTTTTGATTTCATAcctcttattatttttacttgtttggaaacatttaatattaaatcctttatttatttctgtCGTGGTTTCctcattttgttcattcgCATCTTTCTTCTGCTTTCCCAGTGATACATTTTTCAGAATTTTCTCTTTCCCATTCTTAGTGTATATCTCATTAtctacaaatattttattatcattttcgCTGATAGggcatttgttttttatttttttttttttttcaccaTTCGCAGGGTGCTTATGCATAATAAAGTTTTCATTTATGTCCTTTTTAACAgaacaagaaaaataatCTTTATTTATGTTGTTCTCCCTACCTTTTACGTCATTCATTGAGCTTCCTTTAGTAGAAAGAACACCGCTATAACTGCTAGCACTAGCTATACTAGTAATTCTAGTAATGCCACTCTGTTTTATGCTAATACCTGATGAACAATATTCTAAGATAGCATCATCATCACTCGcgcatattttatttttaccaaaattattattgcGAGTTATACTACAgtttctctttttaattatgttaaaTGTTGTATTTTCTTTAGGTTTAATGTATCTTGCCTTTtccttatttaaaaaaatgaagtttTTCATTcctctattttttttgccttCATACACCACAccatattcataatattcttttttcttatcctttaaaaattctttaagcgaatgtatacttatatttgcatatttgttattagttttaaagtattcttttttattaacatttatacttttatttaaatttatttgttctttcCTCTCTTTAGTACCATTGtaacattttatattgtttttcttatgtttaatcatgatatttttaaacgCGTCTTGACATAATATGCTATTATTTTCTccattatatattctatttttacttaacTTTGCTAAACCAGAGATGGCTAAGGTCCTGTTTGttgatatttctttttctttatatatttcttcctTCTCTTTTCCCACTTTTGAGATAGTGACATCACACTCATGCAGAGTAGAAGCATCTGTTAGACACCTACTCAGATTAGATTccacaaaatttttatcacgtaacaatttttcattctttcttttaattttgaaaaatattttttttaaaattcttattCTTTCAGCTgaatttacaattattttgGACGAGTTACTTAACTgattaacaaaaatttcCTTCCTACAGCTCATGTCATTATTTGCCCTTTCATCAATATTCTTAATGACAGGAGAGAGAGGCAAATTATTTCCCTTTGCAAgtttcaattttttcttatttaatctattaaagaaaatgtaaTTGCTTCTACTGCTACAtgacatttttattattttttttctttcattctTTTCGTTCCTGTTCACTTGAGAAAATTTACTTGCAATTTTTTCGTTtcttttacaattttttaaataagaattaaaatattttaaattgcAAATGGTAGTGTAGTTATTATCGGTAATACTATAATTACTGTTACAATTACTGCTACTCATACTGTTTTCATAATTGTTATCATTACTATTACCATGAATGTTACCATttctattactattactattacagttatcattaatattattcctGATTCCATTAATATCactattatatttgttattataacTATCAGGTGAGAAACTGAAATTATTTCCTAATTTACCATCTACcccttttttcattcttttaatatcctttatttctcttttgttaataataaaattctttttcttcaaaaTACAGTACCCGTCCCTCTGTTTCTTGTCCTTTGGTAAGATATACTGCGGAACTAGTGCATACTCTAATTCGTCTGTAAGTACATCATCACTCAATTTTAGTAGGATGTTCTCCCCTTCATTCTtgtgtatatgcacataGCTCTCccccattttattttgtatctattctttttcttcgtATTCTGCTTCTgcttttacttctttttaatttagttttttctctttttttttttttttttttttgtctaatTTTTCCTAAATGCTTTAGAAAATTgatttatcaattttttcacTCTCCTTTTATACTGcctttgcctttttttttgtaaaaagtactaattaatataaacaattgCAACAGTAACATTATGCAAATTTTCTATCGCCCTGTGATTATGTAAAcattacaataaatatacttgtgtttaaacatttatattacagagggaaaattttattaatataacgtatttattataattgatAAGTAATggtgaaaaaatatttttttttctcagcATCCCAAATAGGTACCACGCTGTATTTAATTTGTCCTTCTAATTTTTGTATGTGATATTTTTGTAACCTTAAGAACCCAGAATGTACTAGTTAGGTTCTATACGCTTAAATGATCTTACAATAACTGTTGCTGTTGTTATAATACTTAAAATACacaattaattaaaatagaaaTCCAATTTTGtcacaatatatatgtttgagTTTGATCTTCTAAAGAACTTTTTCTACTTTATTCTTCCTTTATGATTTTTTCTAGTAGCTTATGCAACGTGACACTATAATGGTTTCATaagatttttatttacttgtTCTTTTCTTTGTTACTTTACATTATTCTACTgtattttctattatatgATATGCTACATTATCGTATATTCTTTCTCTCATttgattaaaaataaaaacataagaGATACATTTACGTTTACTTGTATTAAACACAAGTCTTCCTCAATTTAACTGTTACTAAAGCATTAACATTTTTGATCCTTACTATATACCCCTAAttacaagaaaaaattatgcataaGTGGTTCACAAATGTGGTAaaatacaagaaaaaaaaaaaaaaaaaaggaataatgtAAAAAGTTGCATCCATTCCAACTGCTGAATTAttcagaaaatttttatctttatcaaaatgcaaaagaaaaaattaaaataaaaaatattgttagaTTTGTACGATATGGACAATAATGCAAAAAAggacgaaaaaaaaagaatttaattaAAGTATAACACTAATGttttataaagataaaatcaatataaaatgatataaaaagtatttaattcttcatacatttaaaaaaaaatatatattttttcaccAAATAGTTACTTTTTACTATGTTTAAGCCATTAAGCCTATTTATGAAAAGTTTTCGTTTCtttcatttctttatatatatatatatatatatatatatacttatatacatacacacatttCTGCTgtttgcatatataataaaagaaaaaaaaagcaacttttaaaattatatatattttaaaaatataaagataacAAATATCATCGAAAATTGTTTTcttattacattataaaacGTTAACTTGTGTGTGattttatgtatgtgtattcgtaataaatgaaatgttTTCTTCTGTCTAACCGAAGCACGTACTAGTGCTTAAATAATAAGtgtttacatacatacatacataaatgtgtACGTATAAAAGGAgacatataaatttacaaaagattatttttttctttttccattCGAAGggtaaacaaaaaaaaaaaaaaagaaaaagcctTCTTAGTAAATGTAAAATGGGacaattatatatgcatatcaGCAGCAGCAATACactcaaaatatattaagcactactttatatatgaatatactgACGTAGTTTATGCACCTACATGTTTtttctatctatatatatataaataaaaaaaacaagcaggaaaatatttcaaaaattccTTTGTTATTcctattttcattttgtgtAATTATATCTACccaaaaatgttaaaaaaaaaaaaaaagaaagtcctttatataaatatgttccATATAAATATGCCAAAAGTTTAATGAAATATGCTCGTATAAATTGTTCTACATAATACACACGTACAACCGTTTGTTCTTATAGGTACATACGTAAGAACACGTGTACTTTTGTATTATAACATACCCTTCATAATTAAGTGAGAGTTTTATCAccatttaattcattattttattttgctttattaaaaattatttctcttttcaGATATAGtaacaattaaaatttaatttcattttaatctatcataattattgataaaaaaatatataataggtCAAATTTATAGAAAGAACAGTATCGCTAAAGTTAATCAATAAAGTTGTACCATTGAGAAagcttaaaaaaagaataatataataaataaaattagacacctcaaaataatgaaaaggtTCAAAAGAGAATGTGGAAAAATTAcctaaaaaagtaaaatagttttttatatagaaGAACACCTTGACAATTTCACACCcttgcataaaaaaatatgcattttttatagttttcaGAATGCATTGCTATTGTTGCGTAAAAATGTACTGCTACTTCGCTCCTTCTTCCGTTGTAGAAGCTcttagttttatttatttgaaaaaaagaatcaaGCAgtagcaattttttttaacgctgtttttgttttatacCTATTTTTATGGTATTGTATAGTAGGTATATTTCAActtccatttttatatttacaatcaacatactcttttttatatgtatttcacAGGAATTAACTTCTTCGGCACttacaattaaaaatgttcaccttacttgtatatatatgatatgtaATCATCCGTActttcacatatatatattc is part of the Plasmodium malariae genome assembly, chromosome: 14 genome and encodes:
- the NIF1 gene encoding NLI interacting factor-like phosphatase, putative, whose amino-acid sequence is MGESYVHIHKNEGENILLKLSDDVLTDELEYALVPQYILPKDKKQRDGYCILKKKNFIINKREIKDIKRMKKGVDGKLGNNFSFSPDSYNNKYNSDINGIRNNINDNCNSNSNRNGNIHGNSNDNNYENSMSSSNCNSNYSITDNNYTTICNLKYFNSYLKNCKRNEKIASKFSQVNRNEKNERKKIIKMSCSSRSNYIFFNRLNKKKLKLAKGNNLPLSPVIKNIDERANNDMSCRKEIFVNQLSNSSKIIVNSAERIRILKKIFFKIKRKNEKLLRDKNFVESNLSRCLTDASTLHECDVTISKVGKEKEEIYKEKEISTNRTLAISGLAKLSKNRIYNGENNSILCQDAFKNIMIKHKKNNIKCYNGTKERKEQINLNKSINVNKKEYFKTNNKYANISIHSLKEFLKDKKKEYYEYGVVYEGKKNRGMKNFIFLNKEKARYIKPKENTTFNIIKKRNCSITRNNNFGKNKICASDDDAILEYCSSGISIKQSGITRITSIASASSYSGVLSTKGSSMNDVKGRENNINKDYFSCSVKKDINENFIMHKHPANGEKKKKIKNKCPISENDNKIFVDNEIYTKNGKEKILKNVSLGKQKKDANEQNEETTTEINKGFNIKCFQTSKNNKRYEIKRGNNSKSKNKVEVYLYDEEKGGRWAANHEGKKKDEYEDKLANFNVYRCKVGAKNNKNKVKSNIENNVVHPNNDRFDVKYTNYENDFDLFCKDVYKRIKIKRGSTFHYVYEKDREKNREKNRKDIKINLAYSRYMKKKKKNGLADIYDEEKCTKKKMFFFEKNKLRLKNFIKNSELFNLSRKVNGIHLKKEKRYMRTKEDLGHLASYNFIKSDDSISKSEKLKMCRNENYVDKENLNKSSTEEKKNNKIKEIASTDTLGLKEEKGKKDKQIRKEENVFRDEKKIYSAKPFEDVEKNIEEKLKKTEDEQYESDRKQVNMCDIGSTNHLKKMNTSESCKDSAPYLEEASSEKQLSNENRSVKIQISNVNNSIKCDNETDDNIDGNDYLSSVKKKLEIDNMIWSLPNENNCNNYYYEKKEDLEDGIEGEFGKGFKREGAGENEDKVERKVEIIKKGTKELRSYFMKFKSFLFFENIKRSNSIITLNSENGLNKIIRNNKFHLKRKKKIKKLKSLSLLNIYNTTNILKNNTSEKMVNTKNKNSETCNSLLGEQKEKDKGRKTIVLDLDETLVHSTLKKDKHNSFKIQVELNEGNCSVYVNKRPGVDNFLKEISKYFEVVIFTASLPKYANAVIDKLDKNDVCAYRLFRESCTFLNNNFVKDLKMLGRDLNNVIIIDNSTFVHKFCEDNCILIKSWYDDPNDRELYKLIPFLKKLSKKKSVLSDLKKYNKKNKKKILKYL